In Pseudonocardia cypriaca, a single genomic region encodes these proteins:
- a CDS encoding GGDEF domain-containing protein: MRVPRRGVTRWAVWTLPLPVLAVILAVELLAAGTFATSIPHEIGLLPDNWPLVTGVLIAAGILSTEASLGVERMRHRSDETPHIDLSSVWTFAAAALLPGAVAGLVVIGIYGHLYMRVWRGGIPPHRTIFSTATVVLAVQAASAVTGLVERGSLFQSLPGLAAVLLALLAYAAVNMVLVVAVIVLSGPNRDLATFLHVLTRGDEAVLEFATLSMGALAAGAMGALGPAYAVLVLPPLIVLHRTVLVRQLEEAASVDGKTGLLNAAAWHVRAARALRRVERTGGRAGLLVLDLDHFKLVNDQYGHLVGDHVLAAIAAAVRDEVRDDDLVGRFGGEEFVVLLPSIDAPSTDSEDGRIAAVAVAERIRSRVAEIRVEVPDAGGTVVVDNLTVSIGGSSFPADGADLGQLLEVADTAMYAAKRAGRNTVRMGLHAVPSGVVRPAPHNHT; the protein is encoded by the coding sequence ATGCGAGTGCCGCGACGCGGGGTGACTCGGTGGGCCGTCTGGACACTGCCGCTGCCGGTCCTCGCCGTGATCCTCGCCGTCGAACTGCTCGCAGCGGGCACGTTCGCCACCTCCATCCCGCACGAGATCGGCCTCCTCCCCGACAACTGGCCGCTCGTCACCGGCGTGCTCATCGCGGCCGGGATCCTGAGCACCGAGGCGTCCCTCGGGGTCGAACGAATGCGGCACCGGTCCGACGAGACGCCGCACATCGACCTCAGCTCCGTCTGGACGTTCGCGGCAGCCGCGCTGCTACCGGGAGCGGTCGCCGGCCTCGTCGTGATCGGGATCTACGGCCACCTCTACATGCGGGTGTGGCGCGGTGGCATTCCGCCGCACCGCACCATCTTCAGCACGGCCACCGTGGTGCTCGCCGTGCAGGCCGCCTCGGCCGTCACCGGGCTCGTCGAGCGCGGCTCGCTGTTCCAGAGCCTGCCGGGCCTGGCGGCGGTCCTGCTCGCGCTGCTCGCCTACGCGGCGGTCAACATGGTGCTGGTCGTCGCCGTCATCGTGCTGAGCGGCCCCAACCGCGACCTCGCCACGTTCCTGCACGTCCTCACCCGCGGCGACGAGGCGGTGCTGGAGTTCGCCACCCTGTCCATGGGGGCGCTCGCCGCCGGGGCGATGGGCGCGCTCGGACCCGCCTACGCGGTGCTTGTGCTGCCTCCGCTGATCGTCCTGCACCGCACGGTCCTCGTGCGGCAGCTCGAGGAGGCCGCGAGCGTCGACGGCAAGACGGGGCTGCTCAACGCCGCGGCGTGGCACGTCCGAGCGGCCCGCGCGCTGCGCCGGGTCGAGCGCACCGGCGGCCGCGCCGGACTGCTCGTCCTCGACCTCGACCACTTCAAGCTGGTCAACGACCAGTACGGCCACCTCGTGGGCGACCACGTGCTCGCCGCCATCGCCGCCGCCGTGCGTGACGAGGTGCGCGACGACGACCTCGTCGGACGGTTCGGTGGCGAGGAGTTCGTCGTGCTCCTACCGAGCATCGACGCCCCGAGCACCGACTCGGAGGACGGGCGCATCGCGGCTGTCGCGGTCGCGGAGCGGATCCGCAGCCGGGTGGCCGAGATCCGGGTCGAGGTGCCCGACGCGGGTGGCACGGTCGTCGTCGACAACCTCACCGTCTCGATCGGAGGTTCGTCGTTCCCCGCCGACGGTGCCGACCTCGGCCAGCTGCTCGAGGTGGCCGACACCGCCATGTACGCGGCCAAGCGAGCCGGCCGCAACACCGTCCGCATGGGCCTGCACGCCGTCCCGAGCGGCGTCGTGCGGCCCGCCCCGCACAACCACACGTGA